A section of the Prevotella melaninogenica genome encodes:
- a CDS encoding GPW/gp25 family protein — translation MNYLKQPLDLSGALNGQIQRCSYEESIAQHLMMLVISRHDEVEGREDYGSIIWDLEFNQFLKNEDWEDKVRQSLEATIIKYEPRLKDVHVRVELTEVEEDVRDKFPNARKCVRLLRLADRKKV, via the coding sequence ATGAACTATCTAAAACAGCCTTTGGATTTATCAGGGGCTTTAAATGGACAAATTCAACGATGTTCCTATGAGGAGTCAATAGCCCAACATCTCATGATGTTGGTGATTTCTCGTCATGATGAAGTGGAAGGAAGAGAGGATTACGGTTCGATTATATGGGACTTGGAGTTCAATCAATTTTTAAAAAACGAAGACTGGGAAGATAAGGTCAGACAGTCACTTGAAGCCACTATAATAAAGTATGAACCTCGTCTAAAAGATGTCCATGTAAGGGTGGAACTTACTGAGGTTGAGGAAGATGTCAGAGATAAGTTTCCTAATGCCCGAAAGTGTGTGCGCTTGTTAAGATTGGCAGATAGAAAAAAAGTGTAA
- a CDS encoding type VI secretion system baseplate subunit TssF, with the protein MIDKRQQSIKERLRRFAMDLWNITDLRQVDPVIDLILDVIAYNSSRLHQNISDSDSSVLHRLACLLVPQQWSLPMPSHALLSVEPKDDESRLLTPQDRFYTRKMMFEKGWVDLDFSPLSNYPLVNAKIKGLSYDSRVMYSYEGSLQETELSNVVVPSEDGVVWIGLEMTKSLLRSTHNLVLCVLLEDNNLTPFLRDVQVYDGVGEKLDVSVPQFPLEHSEKYHYFDEISDYYANNFIQISLDSKVLSSNPFSTYPSEWEVSDEDGDEGNKLVWLKLKFPVMFNHVDLGKIRFLLNTYPVVNRTLITVQHNFARKGNIVALPCKENRFLLNVESFHDDANHQYVDIAHNYSESSIGTYSLYFGNIERFDSDNARILINKLIQLIHEDGSAFESLEIDTLTDQLNNLYDNIENIEKSIFDFTQAKSIPRAFLFTHPYKKTSEVEVSYWTTDAEVANGLDSRTVVYQSDNDKFSTSGLLFQTTTKQGNAHESERDLINRLRYGLLSKDRIVTREDIKSFVLCRLGKLVKSVDIRDGIAISSDVRRGIIRTTEVRIELSRTSKEEGIDLPAMTSFLEDELSKRSINNTPYKIFFV; encoded by the coding sequence ATGATAGATAAAAGGCAACAGAGTATAAAAGAACGTCTTAGAAGATTTGCAATGGATTTGTGGAATATCACAGATCTGCGGCAGGTGGATCCTGTTATTGATTTAATACTTGACGTAATAGCCTATAATAGTAGTAGACTTCATCAGAATATCTCAGATTCTGATTCAAGTGTTCTGCATCGTTTGGCATGTTTGTTAGTGCCTCAGCAGTGGTCACTTCCAATGCCTTCTCATGCTTTGTTGAGTGTGGAACCTAAGGATGACGAATCACGTTTACTTACGCCACAGGATCGTTTTTACACGAGGAAGATGATGTTTGAGAAGGGATGGGTAGACCTTGATTTCTCTCCTCTCAGTAATTATCCTTTGGTAAATGCTAAGATAAAGGGGCTATCTTACGATAGTCGGGTCATGTATTCTTATGAGGGTAGTCTGCAAGAAACAGAACTTTCAAACGTAGTAGTGCCGTCAGAAGATGGTGTTGTTTGGATAGGGCTGGAAATGACAAAGAGTCTACTTCGCTCAACGCATAATCTTGTGTTATGTGTACTATTAGAGGACAATAACCTCACTCCATTCCTAAGAGATGTGCAGGTCTATGATGGAGTAGGGGAGAAATTAGACGTTTCGGTTCCACAGTTCCCACTTGAACATAGTGAGAAATATCACTATTTCGATGAAATTAGTGACTACTATGCAAATAACTTTATTCAGATAAGCCTGGATTCAAAAGTTCTCTCATCTAACCCTTTCAGTACCTATCCTTCTGAATGGGAAGTATCTGATGAAGATGGTGATGAAGGTAATAAGCTGGTGTGGTTAAAGCTAAAGTTCCCTGTGATGTTTAATCATGTGGATTTAGGGAAGATACGTTTTCTACTCAATACTTATCCTGTTGTCAATCGCACTTTGATAACAGTACAACATAATTTTGCACGAAAAGGAAACATCGTAGCCCTTCCTTGTAAAGAGAATCGTTTCCTCCTGAATGTAGAATCCTTCCATGACGATGCTAATCATCAGTATGTGGATATTGCGCATAATTATAGCGAATCCTCTATAGGAACTTACAGTCTTTACTTTGGAAACATAGAAAGATTTGACTCAGACAATGCTCGTATATTGATTAACAAACTAATTCAGTTAATCCATGAAGACGGAAGTGCTTTTGAGAGTTTGGAGATAGATACGCTCACGGATCAGCTGAACAATCTCTATGATAATATTGAGAACATAGAAAAGAGCATTTTTGACTTTACTCAAGCTAAGAGTATTCCTCGAGCTTTCTTGTTCACACATCCTTACAAGAAGACGTCAGAGGTTGAGGTGAGTTATTGGACTACTGATGCAGAGGTCGCTAATGGTCTAGATAGTCGTACAGTAGTTTATCAATCTGATAACGATAAATTCTCAACCAGTGGATTGTTATTCCAAACAACGACAAAGCAAGGTAATGCTCATGAATCAGAGCGTGATTTAATTAATCGACTGCGTTATGGTTTGCTATCAAAGGATCGCATTGTTACGCGAGAAGATATAAAGAGTTTTGTACTTTGTCGTTTGGGAAAGCTGGTTAAGTCCGTAGATATAAGGGATGGTATTGCTATCTCAAGCGATGTACGACGCGGTATTATCCGTACAACAGAAGTGAGAATTGAACTTTCACGGACAAGTAAAGAAGAGGGTATTGATTTGCCTGCAATGACAAGTTTCTTAGAAGATGAGCTTTCAAAGCGTTCAATCAATAATACTCCTTACAAGATATTTTTCGTATGA
- a CDS encoding phage baseplate assembly protein V — METAHSCFSWNDTTIGDVVKKLCEQAKVQLELNPEFKENKDYICQYEESDFDFIRRLAHQYQEWMYYDGTKLIFGKPKKLADPIRLEYGTTLSSLDIGLQTLARSEQVFSYHSGSDREMERMTPDQAIGHDKLSGDAFRASLGLFSKPARQRALPRISDESELINYMGRKQAAETAETHYITAESQVPTLRVGSVVSLYSSFLERIGNISKESLGNFIIIEITHEVSQGSYYKNRFKAIPATIKALPSPKVRMPLAETQMATVLSNADPQGKGRVRVRMNWQTNGMQTGWVRVMTPDGGSSDDVKSNRGFVFIPEVGDQVLLGFRHGDPARPYVLGSLFNGTTGGGGGQGNNCKSLTTRSGSSLKLDDSAGSVTLHDKGGVSMNFDGGGNSMLNAKATHSVSAGNNASVNVGKGKCLLNMDSAGNITLDGNSTITLSVKSSKIIINESSITLESPNIYVKGTTQTVVGPNENLGVTVSADGPVDIVGNPVNINQEKGGVVNIK, encoded by the coding sequence CTGGAAACGGCTCACAGCTGCTTCTCATGGAATGATACAACCATTGGTGACGTAGTGAAAAAGCTATGCGAACAAGCGAAGGTGCAATTAGAGTTAAATCCAGAATTCAAAGAGAATAAGGACTATATCTGTCAATATGAAGAGTCCGACTTCGACTTTATCCGTCGTCTTGCCCATCAGTATCAAGAGTGGATGTATTACGATGGAACTAAACTAATCTTCGGAAAACCAAAGAAATTGGCTGACCCAATTAGGCTGGAATATGGCACGACGCTGTCGTCACTTGACATCGGTTTGCAGACCCTCGCACGTTCAGAGCAGGTGTTCTCTTACCACTCTGGTTCGGACCGTGAGATGGAGAGAATGACACCAGACCAAGCCATTGGACATGATAAACTATCAGGCGATGCCTTCCGTGCATCACTCGGGTTATTCTCCAAGCCAGCAAGACAGCGTGCATTGCCACGTATAAGTGATGAGTCAGAACTCATTAACTACATGGGGCGTAAGCAAGCGGCTGAGACGGCTGAGACACATTATATCACAGCAGAGAGTCAGGTGCCAACCCTGCGTGTAGGCTCTGTTGTAAGTCTTTACAGCTCATTCTTAGAGCGTATAGGAAATATATCTAAGGAGAGCTTGGGTAACTTTATCATTATTGAGATAACCCACGAGGTGAGCCAAGGTAGCTACTACAAAAACCGCTTTAAGGCTATCCCTGCAACGATAAAGGCACTACCAAGTCCAAAGGTACGTATGCCATTAGCCGAGACACAGATGGCAACTGTGCTTAGCAATGCTGACCCACAGGGCAAGGGTCGTGTTCGTGTGCGTATGAACTGGCAGACGAATGGTATGCAGACTGGCTGGGTGCGTGTAATGACACCAGATGGTGGTAGCAGTGACGATGTAAAGAGCAACCGTGGTTTTGTATTCATCCCAGAGGTAGGCGACCAAGTCCTCCTCGGCTTCCGCCATGGTGATCCAGCAAGACCATACGTTTTGGGTAGCCTCTTTAATGGAACAACTGGTGGTGGCGGTGGCCAGGGCAACAACTGCAAGAGCCTCACCACACGAAGCGGTAGTTCGCTTAAGCTTGATGATTCTGCAGGTAGCGTAACACTACACGATAAAGGCGGTGTAAGCATGAACTTTGATGGTGGAGGTAACTCTATGTTGAACGCAAAAGCTACTCACTCGGTAAGTGCAGGAAATAATGCTTCTGTGAATGTCGGTAAGGGAAAGTGTTTGCTAAATATGGACAGTGCAGGAAACATAACACTGGATGGAAATTCAACAATAACATTATCAGTTAAGTCAAGTAAGATTATAATAAATGAATCAAGCATTACGCTGGAATCTCCGAATATATATGTCAAGGGAACAACACAGACTGTTGTCGGACCAAATGAAAATTTGGGTGTAACCGTTTCAGCTGATGGTCCTGTAGACATTGTGGGTAACCCTGTCAACATTAACCAAGAGAAAGGCGGAGTTGTCAATATTAAATAA
- a CDS encoding phage baseplate assembly protein V, with protein sequence METAHSCFSWNDTTIGDVVKKLCEQAKVQLELNPEYKENKDYICQYEESDFDFVRRLAHQYQEWMYYDGTKLIFGKPKKLADPIRLEYGTTLSSLDIGLQTLARSEQVFSYHSGSDREMERMTPDQAIGHDKLSGDAFRASLGLFSKPARQRALPRISDESELIGYMGRKQAAETAETHYITAESQVPTLRVGSVVSLYSSFLERIGNISKESLGNFIITEITHEVSQGSYYKNRFKAIPATIKALPSPKVRMPLAETQMATVLSNADPQGKGRVRVRMNWQTNGMQTGWVRVMTPDGGSSDDVKSNRGFVFIPEVGDQVLLGFRHGDPARPNVLGSLFNGTTGGGGGQGNNCKSLTTRSGSSLKLDDSAGSVTLHDKGGVSMNFDGGGNSTLNAKATHSVSAGNNASVNVGKGKCLLNMDSAGNITLDGNSTITLSVKSSKIIINESSITLESPNIYVNGSTKTEIKKGEDSKMLVQDDIILSGDSNIIIN encoded by the coding sequence ATGGAGACTGCACATAGCTGCTTCTCATGGAATGACACAACCATTGGGGATGTGGTTAAGAAGCTATGCGAACAAGCTAAGGTGCAATTAGAGTTAAATCCTGAATACAAAGAGAATAAGGACTATATCTGTCAATATGAAGAGTCCGACTTCGACTTTGTCCGTCGTCTTGCTCATCAGTATCAAGAGTGGATGTATTACGATGGAACTAAACTAATCTTCGGAAAACCAAAGAAATTGGCTGACCCAATTAGGCTGGAATATGGCACGACGCTATCGTCACTTGATATTGGTTTGCAGACCCTCGCACGTTCAGAGCAGGTATTCTCTTACCACTCTGGTTCGGACCGTGAGATGGAGAGAATGACACCAGACCAAGCTATTGGACATGATAAACTATCGGGCGATGCCTTTCGTGCATCACTCGGGTTATTCTCCAAGCCAGCAAGACAGCGTGCATTGCCACGTATAAGCGATGAGTCAGAACTCATTGGATACATGGGTCGTAAGCAGGCGGCTGAGACGGCTGAGACACATTATATCACAGCAGAGAGTCAGGTGCCAACCCTACGTGTAGGCTCTGTGGTAAGTCTTTACAGTTCTTTCTTGGAACGTATAGGAAATATATCTAAGGAGAGTTTAGGTAACTTCATCATTACCGAAATAACCCACGAGGTGAGCCAAGGCAGCTACTACAAGAACCGCTTTAAGGCTATCCCTGCAACGATAAAAGCACTGCCAAGTCCAAAGGTACGTATGCCATTAGCAGAGACACAGATGGCAACTGTACTCAGCAATGCTGACCCACAGGGCAAGGGACGTGTTCGTGTGCGTATGAACTGGCAGACAAATGGTATGCAGACAGGTTGGGTGCGTGTGATGACACCAGATGGCGGTAGCAGTGACGATGTAAAGAGCAACCGTGGTTTTGTATTCATCCCAGAGGTAGGCGACCAAGTCCTCCTCGGCTTCCGCCATGGTGATCCAGCAAGACCAAACGTTTTGGGTAGCCTCTTTAATGGAACAACTGGTGGTGGCGGTGGCCAGGGAAATAACTGCAAGAGCCTCACCACACGAAGCGGTAGTTCGCTTAAGCTTGATGATTCTGCAGGTAGCGTAACACTACACGATAAAGGCGGTGTAAGCATGAACTTTGATGGTGGAGGTAACTCTACGTTGAACGCAAAAGCTACTCACTCGGTAAGTGCAGGAAATAATGCTTCTGTGAATGTCGGTAAGGGAAAGTGTTTGCTAAATATGGACAGTGCAGGAAACATAACACTGGATGGAAATTCAACAATAACATTATCAGTTAAGTCAAGTAAGATTATAATAAATGAATCAAGCATTACGCTGGAATCTCCGAATATATATGTCAATGGTTCAACAAAAACTGAGATAAAAAAAGGAGAAGATAGTAAAATGTTAGTTCAAGATGATATAATATTATCAGGGGATTCAAATATAATAATAAATTAA
- a CDS encoding DUF2931 family protein: MDNMKNDSLFVWQPALTAPKYYPVEAQYARVMVGKDMNISMGETNVGYGLGNGFSTIDFGAGDGGLSIPTGLDVLWLSFAEKKFYRFKQDFSKEIQEKILKYFQRGLYDDKERYSCFVVTLLPGGKIWLSLVGTSLNRTVCDSLQAEEVWMSLKDFKEDYYQAFGTLDSLCTSGLSDYDGATENLNINGIPLGLWDKYAKRYPYDINIRFEDKNAILKSESQRAEEVDAEAVAYFSTGEYYELRLNKGVYDRPALQKLILSWCVGETCYHGEFFFDEEEVLKAFPAVFASDGQIMAGSLNIEISKYNNRFIISLVSGGKHYQLKDTKIHVFCQKGGDNEFDAQVVYNNHRDIHSDDIQFIGE; the protein is encoded by the coding sequence ATGGATAATATGAAAAACGATTCACTTTTTGTATGGCAGCCCGCTTTAACGGCTCCCAAATATTACCCAGTAGAAGCCCAGTATGCTCGTGTCATGGTGGGTAAAGATATGAATATCTCTATGGGAGAAACCAATGTTGGTTATGGCCTCGGCAATGGATTCAGTACAATAGATTTTGGTGCAGGCGATGGTGGCCTTTCAATTCCTACGGGCTTAGACGTACTATGGTTATCTTTTGCGGAAAAGAAATTCTATCGTTTTAAGCAGGATTTCTCTAAGGAGATTCAAGAGAAGATACTGAAGTATTTTCAAAGGGGACTATATGATGACAAAGAGCGTTATAGCTGTTTTGTTGTAACTTTGTTGCCAGGAGGAAAGATATGGTTGTCTCTTGTCGGAACCAGTCTTAATAGGACGGTTTGTGACAGTCTGCAGGCAGAGGAGGTGTGGATGTCATTAAAGGATTTTAAAGAAGATTACTACCAAGCTTTTGGAACATTAGATAGTCTTTGTACAAGTGGTCTGTCAGACTATGATGGTGCTACGGAGAATCTGAATATAAATGGTATTCCTTTAGGTTTGTGGGACAAATACGCAAAGCGCTATCCTTACGATATAAATATAAGATTTGAAGATAAAAATGCAATCTTAAAGTCAGAGAGTCAACGTGCAGAGGAAGTTGATGCTGAAGCGGTAGCTTACTTCTCTACGGGAGAGTATTATGAGTTAAGACTTAACAAAGGTGTCTATGATAGACCTGCATTGCAGAAACTCATTCTCTCATGGTGTGTTGGTGAAACCTGTTATCATGGGGAGTTCTTTTTTGATGAAGAGGAAGTCTTGAAGGCTTTTCCTGCAGTATTTGCCTCTGATGGACAGATAATGGCTGGAAGTTTGAATATAGAAATCAGCAAATACAATAACCGTTTTATTATAAGTCTGGTCTCTGGAGGAAAACATTATCAGCTAAAGGATACAAAGATACATGTATTCTGCCAGAAGGGTGGAGATAATGAGTTTGACGCACAAGTTGTATATAATAATCATCGTGATATACACTCTGATGATATCCAATTTATAGGAGAGTAG
- a CDS encoding PAAR-like protein codes for MGQSYVRHGTNVVCTNMTCGTPREIWRVDKDGNVINTASKLPLLNIDDKKNSDTFVCKMPIKKWGGLLTFLAGVAVGALIVAAVVATGGVGAVLLSAVAIEGWMVGAAIAVGTSVAIYAGYRGVKGVAHDCDNTLGSSWNRFHNNVFIEKQHALLNKSKMICTTGGTINIIVNPEQAKKAALYITAMNAAEIYVQLKSKFIQGAIGGLTGGANPFALALSVGFYTGALNFGGFDFSETDKSNQKSDSIGNLKNTGTTTGVGTGESVVESSITTGVKANKAGVGEAARIDAQVTSKTGEANMKGLESLAYGTQAADASADAATWGSQVATRTSNGASATSIASAELAEQMYKESSEELMHKAAQAALEQQDILAEAASIQGGKTAAVKAAKTGAWKDGFKNFGKSLGLGLAGAAVGYAVDEGSNWVENKIEGKTKEIMKELNDSDDNDTVGNANYMGIIANS; via the coding sequence ATGGGACAATCCTATGTAAGACATGGTACGAATGTTGTTTGTACTAATATGACCTGCGGAACACCGCGAGAGATATGGAGAGTTGATAAGGATGGTAATGTTATCAATACTGCCTCAAAGCTGCCGTTACTGAATATTGATGACAAAAAAAACTCTGACACATTTGTTTGCAAAATGCCTATAAAGAAATGGGGAGGTCTGTTAACATTTCTTGCTGGCGTTGCAGTTGGAGCCTTAATTGTCGCTGCTGTTGTTGCAACTGGTGGTGTTGGTGCTGTCTTACTATCTGCTGTAGCTATCGAAGGTTGGATGGTGGGTGCAGCAATAGCTGTTGGAACTTCAGTAGCCATTTATGCAGGCTATAGAGGAGTGAAAGGGGTTGCCCATGATTGTGACAACACACTGGGGTCCTCTTGGAATCGATTTCATAATAATGTTTTTATAGAAAAACAGCATGCATTGTTAAATAAGTCGAAGATGATTTGTACAACGGGAGGAACAATTAATATCATTGTTAATCCTGAACAGGCTAAAAAAGCAGCCTTGTATATTACCGCAATGAATGCAGCAGAAATATATGTTCAGCTGAAAAGTAAATTCATTCAAGGTGCTATAGGTGGTCTTACAGGAGGAGCCAATCCTTTTGCTTTAGCCCTCTCAGTAGGCTTCTACACTGGTGCACTGAACTTTGGAGGCTTTGACTTTAGTGAGACAGACAAATCCAACCAAAAGTCTGATTCGATAGGGAATTTAAAAAATACTGGTACGACTACTGGGGTAGGAACTGGAGAGTCTGTTGTTGAAAGTAGTATCACTACAGGTGTAAAGGCAAATAAGGCAGGAGTGGGTGAGGCTGCAAGGATAGATGCACAGGTAACATCAAAAACAGGAGAGGCAAACATGAAAGGCTTGGAGTCTTTGGCTTATGGAACACAAGCTGCCGATGCAAGTGCGGATGCTGCTACTTGGGGATCTCAAGTAGCTACTCGTACATCAAATGGTGCAAGTGCAACTTCTATTGCTTCTGCAGAATTAGCAGAACAGATGTATAAAGAATCTTCTGAGGAACTGATGCATAAAGCTGCTCAAGCAGCACTCGAACAACAAGATATTCTTGCTGAAGCAGCAAGCATTCAGGGAGGAAAGACAGCTGCAGTAAAAGCCGCTAAAACAGGTGCATGGAAAGATGGCTTTAAGAATTTTGGAAAGTCTTTGGGGTTAGGTCTTGCAGGAGCTGCAGTTGGTTATGCGGTAGATGAAGGGTCAAACTGGGTAGAAAATAAGATAGAAGGAAAGACTAAAGAAATAATGAAGGAGTTAAATGATTCCGACGACAATGACACAGTAGGTAATGCAAACTATATGGGTATCATCGCAAATTCATAA
- a CDS encoding GPW/gp25 family protein: MNYLKLPLDLSGALNGQIQRCSYEESIAQHLMMLVVSRHGEVEGREDYGSIIWDLEFNQVLKNEDWEDKVRQSLEATIIKYEPRLKDVHVRVELTEVEEDVRDKFPNARKRVRLWVSGLIVRNDQQFNFNTHLYISPISQ, from the coding sequence ATGAACTATCTAAAACTGCCTTTGGATTTATCAGGGGCTTTAAATGGACAAATTCAGCGATGTTCCTATGAGGAGTCAATTGCCCAGCATCTCATGATGTTGGTGGTATCTCGTCATGGTGAAGTGGAAGGAAGAGAGGATTACGGTTCGATTATATGGGACTTGGAGTTCAATCAAGTTTTAAAAAACGAAGACTGGGAAGATAAGGTCAGACAGTCACTTGAAGCCACTATAATAAAGTATGAACCTCGTCTAAAAGATGTCCATGTAAGGGTGGAACTTACTGAGGTTGAGGAAGATGTCAGAGATAAGTTTCCTAATGCCCGAAAGCGTGTGCGCTTGTGGGTAAGTGGTCTTATTGTCAGAAATGACCAGCAATTCAACTTCAATACACATCTTTATATAAGTCCAATATCACAGTAA
- a CDS encoding IS30 family transposase, translating to MYHQLISEQRSQIFALLQKKTARKEIAEIVGISQSTLSREIKRNSTPSGKYIWTKAHDMAMQRRKSTVTNAKLSDELVWRIKEYIINDQWSPRQISGYLRINESIEVSHQSIYNIIHNDTTGKLAEHTRHKMKYRHRPQGGHLPIKDRVSIHERSKEVDGKRFGDFEMDLIVDPAQHAILTIVEKSTNMLFMQKLPFGKMSKPLVKVVRKLLLPYKDSLKTITTDNGPEFAAHKDITKYLGVPVYFADPYCSWQKGTVENTNKLIRQYIPKKDSFDKYTDKRIMSIQKKLNERPREKLNFSNPKCEFFKHVL from the coding sequence ATGTATCATCAATTAATCTCGGAGCAAAGGTCGCAAATTTTTGCCTTACTCCAAAAGAAAACAGCGAGAAAAGAAATTGCCGAGATCGTCGGTATTAGTCAGTCAACACTCTCACGTGAAATCAAACGCAACAGTACGCCTTCGGGAAAGTATATCTGGACGAAGGCGCATGATATGGCTATGCAGCGCAGAAAGAGCACGGTAACTAACGCCAAACTCTCCGACGAATTAGTTTGGAGAATTAAAGAATATATTATCAACGACCAGTGGTCTCCAAGACAAATATCAGGGTATCTGCGCATAAATGAGAGTATAGAGGTCTCCCACCAGTCCATCTATAACATTATCCACAATGACACAACAGGGAAGCTTGCAGAGCACACAAGGCATAAGATGAAATACAGGCATCGTCCCCAAGGCGGACATCTTCCAATAAAGGACAGGGTGAGTATCCATGAAAGAAGTAAGGAAGTTGACGGGAAGAGATTCGGAGATTTTGAGATGGACTTGATCGTCGATCCTGCCCAGCACGCCATACTCACAATAGTGGAGAAATCCACCAATATGTTGTTTATGCAGAAACTGCCATTTGGAAAAATGTCAAAGCCTCTGGTAAAGGTGGTTAGGAAACTACTGCTGCCATACAAAGACAGCCTGAAGACAATTACAACAGATAACGGACCTGAATTTGCAGCACATAAGGACATCACAAAATACTTAGGAGTGCCCGTGTACTTCGCTGACCCATATTGTTCATGGCAAAAGGGAACTGTTGAGAATACAAACAAATTAATCAGGCAGTATATACCTAAAAAGGATTCGTTTGATAAATATACGGACAAGAGAATTATGTCCATACAAAAGAAATTGAACGAAAGACCAAGAGAAAAATTAAACTTTTCTAATCCAAAGTGCGAGTTCTTTAAACACGTTTTGTAA
- a CDS encoding T6SS phospholipase effector Tle1-like catalytic domain-containing protein, which yields MVGYTNRLCVVGIDTAKGSDVQYMDLTIGVFFDGTLNSKYNTKWKSVAGNGKDNSYNNDYTNVVKLWRGYNSNNSTSYKVYIEGVGTESPLSLNRNASSSKKYAKEKDTIDRDDNEPLVSSQNTDSLFGAGLGMGVTGINAKIHRACMLINNIVSKACSNKRKKLRILTLDVFGFSRGAASARSFVSGIYSLTKQRSKEAGSYNVSLSSWLSVYSSPQKPTINVRFLGLYDTVSSYGYFIDDDVAELSLGIPSGEPNVKYIVQLSAADEYREKFPLTNIRSAGARGREIILPGAHSDIGGGYCSVETERMYSSLQKSWFGRESYFHGDLKCRGNKTYDELVAEGWLPMGWNQPIYNLDKYGRSFVTYNKFRKVKNDYARIPLYVMYELSNLKGIPYKATMINGDSTINGNYIYLNLLRNMILSKVRNNQPLYVKTINKKNQDGLVFMGNQADLELIKRNRYEFMHLSVDGTFPAGGAEDNNIRKIIDDTVMK from the coding sequence ATGGTAGGATATACAAATAGACTATGTGTTGTAGGCATAGATACTGCAAAGGGTTCAGACGTACAATATATGGATTTGACTATAGGTGTTTTCTTTGATGGAACGCTCAATAGTAAATATAATACCAAGTGGAAGTCTGTAGCAGGTAACGGCAAAGATAATAGTTATAATAATGACTATACCAATGTTGTTAAATTGTGGAGAGGTTATAATAGTAATAATTCAACATCCTATAAAGTATATATAGAAGGGGTTGGTACAGAATCTCCGCTGTCGTTAAATAGAAACGCATCATCTTCTAAAAAATATGCAAAGGAGAAAGATACTATAGATAGAGATGATAATGAGCCTTTGGTATCTTCTCAAAACACAGATTCGTTATTTGGTGCAGGTCTTGGAATGGGAGTTACAGGTATAAATGCTAAGATACATCGAGCTTGTATGTTAATAAACAATATAGTGTCAAAGGCCTGCTCGAATAAAAGAAAGAAGCTCAGAATACTGACACTGGACGTTTTTGGTTTTAGTCGTGGTGCGGCTTCTGCGCGTAGTTTCGTGTCTGGAATTTATTCTTTGACAAAACAAAGAAGCAAAGAAGCTGGATCGTATAATGTATCATTATCATCATGGCTATCTGTATATTCTTCTCCCCAAAAGCCTACGATAAACGTTCGCTTTCTCGGCTTATATGATACAGTTTCTTCGTATGGCTATTTTATAGACGATGATGTCGCAGAGTTAAGTTTAGGAATACCAAGTGGCGAACCAAATGTAAAATATATTGTTCAACTTTCAGCTGCTGATGAATATAGAGAAAAATTTCCTCTTACAAATATTCGTTCTGCAGGTGCGAGAGGACGAGAGATTATTTTACCAGGTGCACATAGTGATATTGGTGGTGGCTATTGTAGTGTTGAAACAGAAAGAATGTATTCTTCCTTACAAAAATCTTGGTTTGGGAGGGAGTCATATTTTCACGGTGATCTCAAATGCAGAGGTAATAAGACATATGATGAACTGGTTGCTGAAGGTTGGTTACCGATGGGATGGAATCAGCCTATATATAACCTTGACAAGTATGGTCGCAGCTTTGTAACATATAATAAATTCCGAAAAGTAAAAAATGATTATGCGAGGATTCCTCTTTATGTTATGTATGAACTTTCGAATCTCAAAGGGATACCATATAAGGCTACAATGATAAATGGTGATAGTACTATCAATGGAAATTATATCTATCTTAATTTGTTGAGAAATATGATACTCTCCAAAGTACGAAATAACCAGCCACTCTATGTGAAGACGATAAATAAAAAGAATCAAGACGGACTTGTCTTTATGGGAAATCAAGCTGATTTAGAACTCATTAAAAGAAATCGTTATGAGTTCATGCATTTGTCAGTTGATGGAACTTTTCCTGCAGGTGGTGCAGAAGATAATAATATACGAAAGATAATTGATGATACAGTTATGAAATGA